The sequence gttgaatcttcttcatttttgggctgtgtcttcctgacatcagtgccaacattttcaaccgttgaattcgtctcaagtggtctgtagctcgagttacagcaggtcgaacagtagcagaattttgggtgatgaaattcttcttttgtctttaattgtttcatatacttgttgattattgttgttcaagagtatgatgatgttgtatacctctagttgatctagagaaggattattgtattgctctctttgttgatgatagtggaatttaagtggcttacgagtcccgtggtttttactctcggttttgaggggttttccacgtaaaaagtctcgtgttttagtgtgtgcttgattattgttttgctactgatttggaacagatttggggactgatttgggttggttttgatatagcttgtttgttagtttcctcacgggttcatacgggtcgggaaatgcttgtcaaacgggtttgtttccgctttgtagattgcccgttgtgattattttcccatcagGCTCGTGATTGTCTGACGTCTACCGGCTAAGGTTTTTAAAACTAAACCTTTTAAAATACATACATCAAACCACTTATATTTCCTAAAAATTAAAATGCACATTAACTAACTAAGAACAATGCCATTTAACTTAGGAAGGATGCTAATTAGTTAATCGATTAATGATATTATATGATAAATCCACTCATATCATGCATTAGACACTTGCACTGTACATACATATTAAACATGATTGTGAGTAGATTTAACAAGAGTATAAGTGAATTTATCATCTCCCCTTGTTTTAAATATTGTTAGGTTACCTATTACATTAGTGCAACTAGTTTCGGATGGAAGGTTTTGtgtatactaaaaaaaaaaaactggttaACAATCAATACCTTTTGATTAAGTGTGAGCCACTCACCGGTTGAACCATCGATCACAGTACTTCCAAAAATCATATTTGTGGTTTTTCCAACTTCCCTTTCGGACTTTGAAGCGTCTATAATCAATCAAACTCAACAGTGAGTATCAACATGTTTTTAGGGACATATACATAATACTCACAACTATCTATTATGTTATTAgtgaacttgcgggcatagcccaacggttctccccatgtactttgtgtcatggaatagggagaggtcatgggttagattcttagggatgacatgattttctttaaatcaattgaacaccaataatggtggtatacatTGACTCTATAGGGAGGtattaccggattcgttcacggacctctacccggaaccactgcccgaatggatgtgttcccgggtactgtCGATCGGGTTCAGGTTACCGccagaacgtgtgtgttacgtgcaaatgatgagggtcgttgaaattaaTGATCTACTTATGTCAAAAAAATCGTCGTTAAAAAAAAATCTATTTTGTTACTAGTTTATTGATGTTATTCGTGTGTAATTGCTAGAATGACTAATCAAATTAACGAATAGTTGAATCTAACGAGTTAGAATTTTGCAtctcataatttttttttaaattgataATATTAGTGTCAAGTATAAGATATTAATAGGCTAGATTAACACCAACGTATAACCGTAACTATCATAGACCTAATGGTAAAAAAAGAAGTATCAAATTATCATAGGACCTGCAATTGTCAAATTTTCTTTTCGAAGCGGTTCCTTTAAACTATCGTTAACAAAAGAATGCGATGATGATATATTTTCATCACAAGAGCTTCCTTTGGAATCATTCCGTCTTCCTGAGCAGAAATATCTAACGTTTGTAATACTTCTACACCAACATTTCGAACTTGAAATACATTTTCGACAATTCTGTTGGCTGCATAACAAAGAAAAGGATCGCCATGAATCCCTTTGAATCAAAGCTTCAATCACCGCCCTAAGAGCCATTTTTACCAGATTCGTTTAAAATTTAATTGAATGAAATGTTTTTAACTGTTTATAACAACCTTTGGCGCCAAAGGATGGTGCAGAGGCTTTGCAGGAAGTTTGTTTTCTACATATTTGGTTTATGTAGGAACTGAAAAGACAAAATTACCCTTTAACTATGTTTTAAGGGCATATTTGGATAAATGCAATTGGAGCCGGGGATACCCAATTTCTATAAactcataaaccctaatttcgtgatccataaataatttttttttgttcaaTTCAAATTCAATTATACCTCAAATGTACAGATCAGATAGTGTAAAAGACGACGATGCCGAGCGAACCGCCTTTCGGAAAACGGAGAAACAGTACAAACTGTATTACAATACCAATGCTAAATCGTCAAAAAAGTAagaaattaagtaattaattttgatattaatatgcTACTTCTTTTTATTATTCTTAGTTATTAGTTATTACTTATTATTTAATTGATGTTTAAATTTGGTGCAATTTTTTGCTTGATTTTAGGAAGAAGCTACCGATACCAGTAGATTTATCAGAGGTTATTGATTTTAAATCTATTTTGGAATCGTATGCTAGTGACGGAGAGCTTCCGATTGGTGTTTCGAAGCTCGAATGTAACTTCGATAGGCCTGTATTTTGCTTAGTTGATTGCCctggtatgtatataaatatataatgatatagTGAATTGTGATTTATGTACTCGTTCATAGGTTCATAGCGAGAAAACACCCTACGAACCTATGAACGAGTACATTGACTACCCCATAGAGGGTAAACCTCGGGTGATCAAGCCTCTGAGCGCGAGACCTGGTCCCGGGGTGAATAGCGCACAAGGCGCACTCTctggtcacactccctttttgaacgaaATGACTTTGCCAAGATTCGAACCCGGGCGGGGTGCGTCATCGGGCAACTCAGTGGCCACTCAGGCAAGTATGTGTGGTTAATTTGTCATTGTATCTCATGATCAATACTTTTTACCTTTTATTAAAACAACATTTTATTCTATTATCGAAGTATGTCATGTACCTCTAATTTCAGGTTAGGTCAAAGGTGACTTAGCAGGTTAGGTTAACGGAAAAAAGTGTATTCTACATTAAAAGATGAAATAAATTTAATCACTTTATACAATGATGAATTTGATCAAAGTTCGTTGCATTTTGGTGAAGAGATTAAAAGATGAATCTATCGTATATGTTGCATATAGATGAATGTTTCATTGTTTATGCGGTTAAGGTGATTATTCATGCAAGTGATCATGATGTGGTTTCAAGTGCAGGTTTTTACTTCATTGCTGCAGCATTGAGTATTGAGGAACAATGCAGATGGATTAAGGAAAGTTTAGTGAGTTTCCCTCAGCCACCAAACAGAACAAATCACAATGCTATGTATGGAGCCGTGCACGATTTATTTGATGCCGCAAAAGATAGAAAACTGTTAGTTGAAGAGGAGAAAATAGTTGGTGGAGATAGTTTGACTGGTGTTAATGATAATGTTTGTAGTCGTAGGTGGGCTTGTTCTGAAGAACTTGATTCATCATTAGGTGGAAAGACTTGTAAATCGATACCAGCATCTGTATTGCTACGGAAGTTGAGATGGAGTACGCTCGGTTTGCAATTTGATTGGTCAAAGGTAATGAAACGTATCACCCTTCGAATTATACAATTGTTTACATCTTTCGAAATAAATCGAACTTCTTTATACATAGTGCAATAAAGAGTTCGCAGAAGAAATTATCAGTGGATGTTAGAATCCAGTTCTGTTGAAATTCATAGGCCTGGTTTCTAATTACATGGAGTGACGTTTTCGAGTGAAATTATCTTAATTGTTTTGTTCGTGTGACTCTGGCTTTATTATGAACTACGCTATCTTGTAATGTGCTACCGGGCCTTCGTGTTCGCTGCTCATGCATGAACATGCCTTTGCACATGATGATTGCGAATGTACTGCCTTTCTGTGTTTACTCTTTGCCCCAGTTCATTTAATTAACATCAATTTCAAAAATATCATAGTTTTACCTAGAAACACCATTAGCATTGGTAATTAATTTTCAACTTTGTCAACGTGTATCTTTATGTAGAGGAGCTATAATGTTTCACTCCCTCACAACAAGATCCCGGATGCACTTTGTCAACTAGCTAAGAAAATGGCTGCTCCCGCAATGCCGGTTGGAGAAGAATTTAAACCAGAAGCTGCAATTGTTAATTACTTTGGATCAGGTATTATATCTGCATTAACCATAATCCATATCTATGTCAACTTCAAACAGATAAATACATCCATAGACTGTGTTTTACATCTTTTTCTGTTAATCAATATTACATAATcacttcaacaacaacaacaaaacccaaaaccacataagtggtgtatggggaggtgagatatagacaatccttcccctatccgagaataaagacaagtcatttctctacccagagtaaaactctcaaaagtagagaaagtcatccctctctctattcatcgaatagagagattgcttccgcgtggacctccggccaataggtaggaaaaaatttataaaaaaattgaataaaattaaaaataaagttgagacgccatgaaaatggtaaaatcaaatttccgtgggttttaaatcatgcctgaaatttaatttaggctctaagagttagtcaagtcgccaataaatcgacgcttgctctcgactcaataactagagccgtgaTTACATAATCACTTCGAAACAGTATATAAATCTACTCGTTTCTCAGGTGATATGTTGGGTGGCCATCTTGATGATATGGAGGCAGATTGGAATAAACCTATTGTCAGCATGAGGTGTGTCTTGGTGGTATCTTACATCATCAAAATCATTTTCAATTTTTAATGTATGTTTGACCTGACACTGACACTGAGTCTTAATTTTGTTTTCGGAATTTAGTTTGGGATGCAAAGCTATTTTTCTTCTTGGAGGGAAGTCCAGAAATGATCAACCATTAGCTATGTTCCTTCGCAGTGGCGATATTGTACTAATGTCTGGTGAAGCAAGGGAGCGTTTTCATGGTCCGTAAATAAAAGTATTCATTTTTTATCTTTCAATTCATTTACGTCTTCAGAGTttgattttttatattttacaggTGTGCCTCGGATTTTTACTGATACAGAAAATGCAGAAATCACTGCATTAGAAAAGCGGCTCTCGGATGAAAATGATATTTGTTACTTGGACTACATAAAAACTTCAAGAATTAACATCAATATTAGACAAGTCTTCTGAATTCTGATCACTTAGTTGTCTTCACTTGAAAATGTTATAGCTTCGAGGTTTGTTGTCATCGGCTCGCTCTTGTACTAGAACAAAATTTCTAATTTTGGGCTGGATTATAAGTGAAAATTTCTGTTAAATATGGTTTTGAAAATCACAGATTTATTTATAGTTGTTGATTGGATACATCTGATTATTATTAGTAACAGTTTAATGATCTAGTGTATTCAATTGAAAAAGTTATGTTAGTGAAGTGTGGTTCTTAAAagtcaacattttttttttttttttttttttacccgaGTTTCCAACTCGCTTTGTGAGCCGACTATCTTGGGACGACTACTCGCTTTGCGAGTAGCCCAGAAACTGTTGAATACGAAACATTTACATCTTGGTTTGTTGATTTATGTCTGGATTCGACTTATTGGGTTAGCTAAAATATATCCTTCTTCCGACTTTCAATTGCAGCTGACTAACTTCAGGTGTAAGATAGTCGGGATGCACGCGAGCTATTATACTCGAGTGCTTCACTCATTAAAATTTTTAGGTCGAGCTAAAACTCAGCTCGTTTATTATTAAGCTCTGCCCGGAGATTTAAACGTTAAGCTACTATACTTGAGTGCAACGTTAAGCTACTATACTCGAGTGCTTGACTCATTAAAACCCATCTCCACGTTCACACTGTTATACATGTACGCAGGGGCGGATGACTTAAGGGTCAAGGGGTGTCATATGACACCTATGGCCCATCATATTTTAGTGTTAAAATTTTTAATTTCATACTTTGACCCCGACCCAAAATGCTTATGACCCATTAAAATAGTAAACTCAATCCCCATTAATATTTTGGCCCAAAAAGGATTCTTTTTCTTCTAAAAAACACGCAGGTTTTGATTTTTGTTCCCGTTCTTATTATTCAAAATCAAAAGTGACTAAGAGATAAGCGACTAAGCACTAGTGTTTATTCTTCATcttca comes from Rutidosis leptorrhynchoides isolate AG116_Rl617_1_P2 chromosome 4, CSIRO_AGI_Rlap_v1, whole genome shotgun sequence and encodes:
- the LOC139844566 gene encoding DNA N(6)-methyladenine demethylase ALKBH1A; translation: MYRSDSVKDDDAERTAFRKTEKQYKLYYNTNAKSSKKKKLPIPVDLSEVIDFKSILESYASDGELPIGVSKLECNFDRPVFCLVDCPGFYFIAAALSIEEQCRWIKESLVSFPQPPNRTNHNAMYGAVHDLFDAAKDRKLLVEEEKIVGGDSLTGVNDNVCSRRWACSEELDSSLGGKTCKSIPASVLLRKLRWSTLGLQFDWSKRSYNVSLPHNKIPDALCQLAKKMAAPAMPVGEEFKPEAAIVNYFGSGDMLGGHLDDMEADWNKPIVSMSLGCKAIFLLGGKSRNDQPLAMFLRSGDIVLMSGEARERFHGVPRIFTDTENAEITALEKRLSDENDICYLDYIKTSRININIRQVF